A stretch of Aedes aegypti strain LVP_AGWG chromosome 2, AaegL5.0 Primary Assembly, whole genome shotgun sequence DNA encodes these proteins:
- the LOC5574509 gene encoding glycosylphosphatidylinositol anchor biosynthesis protein 11, which yields MPADYDSRFSPITRLYLFTSVVSIALNATFFTYILCADKMYDIGRCRSSWVLMLLPAIELVKHYYVRTAFRLDGTAKTSGSGQSSSKSGSKLQPRRTSPADELAGTVMVFLLAMLFYGFICLILGAPLEQFEETVSLSVVLTTLTIFPVVLFIGHSETLQLLFTESLELRTPLANGYLTLLKNNCIGVILGAWGASVVAPLDWDRPWQVYPVPNVVGAIGGAFGMNIYTLLSTTYFAFCKAGRTRGIV from the coding sequence ATGCCGGCGGACTACGACAGTCGCTTTTCGCCGATCACCCGGCTGTACCTCTTCACGAGTGTCGTGTCGATTGCCCTGAATGCCACCTTTTTCACTTACATCCTCTGCGCCGACAAAATGTACGACATCGGCAGATGTAGGTCCTCGTGGGTGCTGATGTTGCTGCCCGCTATCGAACTGGTGAAGCATTATTACGTGCGGACGGCGTTCCGTTTGGATGGAACCGCGAAGACGTCCGGATCCGGACAATCATCCTCCAAATCCGGCAGCAAGCTTCAACCGAGACGAACCTCCCCCGCCGATGAACTGGCCGGTACCGTGATGGTCTTCCTCCTGGCAATGCTTTTCTACGGATTCATCTGTTTGATTCTGGGAGCCCCCTTGGAACAGTTTGAAGAAACGGTCTCCCTTTCGGTGGTGCTGACCACCCTGACCATTTTCCCAGTAGTTCTCTTCATTGGCCACTCCGAAACGTTGCAGCTGCTGTTCACGGAATCGCTGGAACTGCGTACCCCATTGGCCAACGGCTATCTAACACTGCTGAAGAACAACTGCATCGGAGTGATTTTGGGGGCTTGGGGTGCGTCGGTTGTGGCCCCGCTGGACTGGGATCGCCCCTGGCAGGTGTACCCAGTGCCGAATGTGGTCGGCGCCATCGGGGGGGCCTTTGGGATGAATATCTACACTTTGCTCAGCACCACTTACTTTGCCTTCTGTAAGGCTGGCAGGACACGGGGAATCGTGTAG
- the LOC110675877 gene encoding uncharacterized protein LOC110675877, which translates to MLKMNQLFANKISFSSWIDDAVYGKEDLPFGRALDFQRRKQWIDSIVEELQDNLELFFSVMTGIQNFRSKLKQIEPRKEIAQLVRLNAGNLIDGLRLMHKDMKLSKIEFPEKYDHILREVENLRRKLPIETELLLPYKRKRFRDEKLQWITAILANKARIRHLEKRMQSMQAALDEAKLENFALNDRSRREIQEIIDDSEMELSDVKHAADSEFAHLQEESSRKVLDLDMNNEYRDLVNEHNSKRRKITKLTVQLQLWIKKYDKFVGEPMKEMKTLEDDVDRFMEWKETVYEPQVEKYRQLKVSVELFESALMEEQAKQFSKEHAARVIQRAWRAARELRKSKKKPKKKGKKGLKGKSKKNK; encoded by the exons atgttaaaaatgaaTCAACTATTTGCGAATAAAATATCTTTTTCTAGTTGGATTGACGATGCCGTCTACGGAAAAGAAGATCTTCCTTTCGGACGAGCCTTGGACTTCCAAAGGCGAAAGCAATGGATTGACAGCATCGTCGAAGAACTCCAAGATAATCTCGAACTCTTTTTCTCCGTAATGACCGGTATCCAAAATTTCCGTAGTAAACTAAAACAGATTGAACCGCGGAAGGAAATAGCCCAACTAGTGAGGCTGAACGCAGGCAATCTGATTGATGGACTGAGGCTAATGCACAAAGATATGAAGCTATCTAAGATCGAG TTTCCAGAGAAATACGATCACATCCTACGAGAGGTTGAAAACCTTCGCCGCAAACTGCCGATCGAAACGGAACTTCTTCTGCCCTACAAACGCAAACGGTTCCGGGACGAGAAGCTCCAGTGGATCACGGCCATCCTGGCGAACAAGGCCAGAATTCGCCACCTGGAAAAGCGTATGCAGTCGATGCAGGCTGCGCTGGATGAGGCGAAGCTGGAGAACTTTGCGTTGAACGATCGAAGCCGACGGGAAATACAGGAGATCATCGACGACTCGGAGATGGAGCTTTCCGATGTGAAGCACGCTGCGGACAGCGAGTTTGCGCACCTTCAGGAAGAATCGTCAAGAAAAGTCCTGGATCTGGACATGAACAACGAGTATCGTGACTTGGTGAACGAGCACAATAGTAAACGTCGGAAGATTACAAAACTGACCGTGCAGTTGCAGCTGTGGATAAAGAAGTACGACAAGTTTGTAGGAGAGCCAATGAAGGAGATGAAGACACTGGAGGACGATGTCGATAGGTTCATGGAATGGAAGGAGACTGTCTATGAGCCTCAGGTGGAGAAATACCGCCAGCTGAAGGTTAGCGTGGAGCTGTTCGAGTCCGCGTTGATGGAAGAGCAGGCGAAACAGTTTAGCAAGGAGCATGCGGCACGCGTTATACAGAGGGCATGGAGGGCAGCTCGAGAGCTAAGGAAAAGTAAGAAGAAACCGAAAAAGAAGGGAAAGAAAGGTCTGAAAGGGAAGAGCAAGAAGAATAAATGA